One part of the Marinobacter sp. M3C genome encodes these proteins:
- a CDS encoding transporter substrate-binding domain-containing protein, producing MQLTRNDREPAIFCMPWGVSCAGFCKATVLIVSSYGLVVPGFAECNITLRWDDDPPYFVAYGNNVAGIDADVSREVMRRLDCNLSLIKLPWARALAELSQGRVDMVSGAYHTPEREHYAYYANTVPTVSPNLLFIRRSDKADFGFSGLKEVLGSDFRLGVQINVSYSEEYDTLVKDPDYEKNIEYTSQRQALWRMLALNRVDGVIADKLTALYEIRALGLADQITDSSIVVSDKNAHYIFSKNSVSSEFVANFDRALEAMQNDGTYSAIVHRYVCPPVVIFQGVRDIYHFCRDFSAP from the coding sequence ATGCAGCTGACCAGGAATGACCGTGAACCTGCAATATTTTGCATGCCGTGGGGTGTTTCTTGTGCGGGGTTTTGCAAAGCTACTGTATTAATTGTTTCTTCATACGGCTTGGTTGTCCCAGGCTTTGCTGAGTGCAATATAACGTTGCGCTGGGACGATGATCCACCTTACTTCGTCGCTTACGGTAATAACGTTGCAGGCATCGATGCCGATGTCAGTCGTGAGGTCATGCGGCGACTGGACTGCAATCTTTCTCTGATTAAGCTTCCCTGGGCGAGGGCGCTCGCAGAATTGAGTCAGGGGCGTGTGGATATGGTCTCAGGTGCCTATCACACTCCCGAGCGGGAGCATTACGCGTATTACGCAAATACAGTGCCGACGGTCTCTCCCAATCTGTTGTTTATTCGCCGTTCTGACAAGGCTGACTTCGGTTTTTCCGGGTTAAAAGAGGTACTGGGTTCAGATTTCAGGTTAGGGGTGCAAATAAACGTATCTTATAGCGAAGAATACGACACCCTCGTCAAAGATCCTGACTACGAAAAAAACATTGAGTACACGTCACAACGACAAGCGCTCTGGCGAATGTTGGCACTTAATCGCGTCGATGGGGTAATTGCAGATAAGTTAACGGCTTTATACGAAATAAGGGCGTTGGGACTTGCCGACCAGATCACCGACAGTTCGATAGTTGTCTCTGACAAAAACGCTCATTATATTTTTTCAAAAAATTCTGTCAGCTCAGAATTTGTCGCAAATTTTGATCGTGCTCTGGAAGCGATGCAGAATGACGGCACGTATTCCGCCATCGTACATCGTTACGTTTGCCCTCCTGTCGTTATATTCCAGGGAGTTCGGGATATCTACCATTTCTGTCGTGATTTTTCAGCGCCATAG
- a CDS encoding lipoprotein: MGLKFPAVVKVVALLSLLLVVGLSGCGQKGDLYREAPSQEPLAQNAEPTPVPISETSGQAR; this comes from the coding sequence ATGGGTCTGAAATTCCCCGCGGTTGTTAAAGTCGTAGCGCTGTTAAGCCTTTTGTTGGTGGTCGGGCTTTCAGGCTGCGGCCAGAAAGGCGATCTCTACCGCGAAGCGCCTAGCCAGGAACCCTTAGCACAAAACGCGGAGCCGACGCCTGTGCCCATATCAGAAACATCGGGTCAGGCCCGTTAA
- the argH gene encoding argininosuccinate lyase: MTDNKSPEQALSSEKPWGGRFTEPTDAFVERFTASVGFDQRLYHHDITGSIAHATMLAAVGVLTDEERDTILEGLKAVKADIEAGTFQWSVSLEDVHMNIEARLTDRIGVTGKKLHTGRSRNDQVATDIRLYLRDEIDVIAEEIKRLQAGLLNLAEREADTIMPGFTHLQTAQPVTFGHHLLAWYEMLVRDGERLQDCRKRVNIMPLGAAALAGTTYPIDRAMTARLLGFDRASENSLDSVSDRDFAIEFCSFAALLMTHLSRFSEELVLWTSAQFDFIDLPDRFCTGSSIMPQKKNPDVPELVRGKTGRVNGHLISLLTLMKGQPLAYNKDNQEDKEPLFDTVDTVKGCLRAYADMMPAITAKADNMRVAAKRGFSTATDLADYLVKKGMPFRDAHEVVGKSVAFGVEQKRDLSDMTLAELQSFSGTISEDVFDVLTLEGSVQARDHLGGTAPAQVRAAVKRARNALKQG, from the coding sequence ATGACGGATAACAAATCGCCGGAGCAGGCCTTAAGCTCGGAAAAACCTTGGGGTGGACGTTTTACCGAGCCTACTGACGCCTTTGTAGAGCGCTTTACCGCCTCTGTCGGTTTTGACCAGCGCCTTTATCATCACGACATTACCGGCTCTATTGCCCATGCCACCATGCTGGCAGCGGTGGGTGTTCTGACCGACGAAGAGCGCGACACCATTCTGGAAGGGCTGAAGGCGGTGAAGGCCGACATTGAAGCTGGGACTTTTCAGTGGTCGGTCAGTCTGGAAGACGTGCACATGAACATCGAGGCGCGGCTGACCGACCGCATCGGCGTTACCGGTAAAAAGTTACACACCGGCCGCAGCCGTAACGACCAGGTGGCCACCGACATCCGGCTTTATTTGCGTGACGAGATTGACGTGATTGCCGAGGAGATAAAACGACTGCAGGCCGGGCTGCTGAACTTGGCTGAACGCGAAGCCGATACCATTATGCCGGGCTTTACCCACCTGCAAACCGCGCAGCCGGTGACCTTTGGCCATCATTTGTTGGCTTGGTACGAAATGCTGGTGCGCGATGGTGAACGCCTGCAGGATTGCCGTAAGCGGGTGAATATCATGCCTCTGGGCGCCGCGGCACTGGCGGGCACCACGTATCCGATTGACCGTGCGATGACAGCCCGGCTGCTGGGCTTTGACCGCGCTTCGGAAAACTCCCTGGATTCGGTCAGTGATCGCGATTTCGCCATTGAGTTCTGCAGTTTTGCCGCGCTGTTGATGACTCATCTGTCGCGCTTCAGCGAGGAACTGGTGCTGTGGACCTCTGCGCAGTTTGATTTCATCGATTTGCCAGACCGCTTTTGTACCGGCTCCTCGATTATGCCGCAGAAGAAAAATCCGGACGTGCCAGAACTGGTCCGGGGCAAGACAGGCCGGGTGAATGGCCATTTGATCAGTCTGCTTACGTTAATGAAAGGCCAGCCGCTAGCCTATAACAAAGACAACCAGGAAGACAAAGAGCCGCTGTTTGACACCGTAGACACGGTGAAAGGCTGCCTGAGAGCCTACGCTGATATGATGCCGGCTATCACGGCCAAGGCCGACAATATGCGGGTAGCAGCCAAGCGTGGCTTTTCCACCGCGACGGATCTGGCCGATTATCTGGTCAAAAAAGGCATGCCGTTCCGCGACGCCCACGAAGTGGTGGGCAAGTCTGTTGCCTTTGGCGTAGAGCAGAAGCGCGATTTGTCAGATATGACACTGGCGGAGCTACAGTCTTTTTCGGGTACTATCAGCGAAGACGTATTTGACGTGCTGACTCTTGAAGGCTCGGTGCAGGCACGTGACCATCTGGGTGGCACCGCGCCGGCGCAAGTTCGGGCAGCCGTTAAGCGCGCCCGTAACGCACTTAAGCAGGGTTGA